The sequence GTCGAGTATCAAGCACAGTGCGAGCGAGACGATGTCGATCCGGACGAACGTCTCGGTGTGTTTCTTGGCGCCGATGGAGACGTCAGCGGGTTTTGGCAACAAGTAAAAACCAATCTACAAGCAGGCCGCTTGCGACTCATGATTGTTGCCGATGTCATTCCAATGGAACTGCGACGGATTGTGGAGTTCTTGAATGAGCAAATGGACCCCGCCGAAGTGTTGGCCGTTGAGATCAAGCACTATGTTGGGCAGGGCATCAAAACATTGGTACCTCGCGTGATTGGCCAGACCGCAGAGGCTGAGAGCCGGAAGGGAGCGAGTGGTTCGGCGGGGCGACGGCGGCCGCGAACCGAACAAGAGCTGCAGGAAATCGCAGATGCGAAACAAGTTGGTGAAGTGTACTCGCTGTTGGTGAGTCAGATGAGAGCGTTGTTCGATAGCATGACTACCACCCGCAGCAACGTTGCCTTCAACGGAAAAATTGCTCCTTTCAAATCGGGGGCCGTGTTGGCGGCGCTCTCGCCGGTCGATAGCTCTGTGGACAAAGGGCTGTCGTACGGAGTCTACGTCGACCGCTGTGCTGATTTCTTTCGCGTCACCCGAGACGAGATCATTCAAGCGATTCCCAATTTCGAAAGAGTCGAGGAAACGGGCGATTGGGCCGGTGACATTTACCGCGGACATGTGCGGACCGCGTCCGATTTCGATGCATTGATTTCATTGATGCGGCAAGCAAAAACGCAAGCTTAAAAACGATCTGTCGATCCCGCCGGGACAGGCCCAACAGAGATCCAATGGGAGTGGGAGGGCCTTGGTAGCTTCCAGTTGCCCGCCCCGCCCGGGCAAGCCGGACGGAAGCGATGGTGTGCCGGGGTGTACTATTACGTCCACAGCCTCGAAGTGGCTGCATCCTTTCCGCCGAGTTCGCACGACGCAGGGTTTATCGCAGGCGGTCGATCCAGGCGTCCGTCGCGATCACTTCGCTGATGAACATCTGCTGAGATACCAGGATCGAATCTTGTAACTGCTTCGCGGTCACCGAGCCTGCTTCGTTTTCGACGTCAAGTGTTCCGGTGGCATCACGCAGGAACTCGACTTTGTAGCCGCGATGAAATGCTTGGCGGGCCGTGGTGTCACAGCACATTTGCGTCATGTAACCCGCAATGGCGACCGTGTCGGCATCGACTTTCTTCAGCCACTCGGCAAGATTTGTGTTGGTAAACGAGCCAGGCAATTGTTTATCGATCAACACATCGCGATGTCGTTTTTCAACCTCGGGATGCAGTTGCCATGCGTCAGAGTTGAGCCGGAAGATGGGGGAATCGGGATCGGGTTGGTGGTGCCGAATCACAGCGGTTGGAACCCCCGCCTGTTTCGCCTCGTCCATCACTCGCAAGATTTGATCGAGATGACCGGCGGGATAAGTCACTGGCAAGGCACCCGAAAAATATTCTTGCTGAACATCAATCACCAATAGCGCACGGCTCATCGTATTAAATCCAATTCAATCTCAAGTCAGAAGTTCAGGGAACGGTTATCCCCAGTCTATCGCAGTTTCCGTTGGGGGCATACACAGTCGCCCGCCGCCTCTGACGTCGGATCATTCCTTCGCGAGCCCCGTAGTGGATCTTGCTAAAGATCCCGCGTCTAAGTTCTCCGCTCGCATCTCGTACCAAAGCTCCCACGACACACATCTCGTAGTGGATCTTGCTAAAGATCCTGCATCCGCGAATTTCCTTTAAAAAATCTTGCTAAAGATCCCACCCATCAGCTCGCCAGCAGCCCCCGTGTTGGGGCCGCCCTCCCCTTTGACGCAACGTCGATGGACGTCGGAGATGTCCGAATGTCGTTGACGAAAAAATAGGAACAAACGCAATCCTCTTCGGAGAGGTAAGACGCTCAGGTGAAAATGGCTGTTGACAGCGTCAACGGTTTCTGTCGCCAAGTCGTGACATGAAAATCATGTCAACGCTGATCATCGTTCGCTGCGATTGAAATCCTGAAATGTTTTTGAACCCGGAAAACACGGGTTTTCGCGTTGCCTAACATGCTTTCGACGTTTGTGATTTGGGGATTGGCACTGCCCGTGCGATAGAGCGACTCCGTTCCCGAGCATGAGGCTTGGGAAGACAACCAACTCTATACCTTTGAGGTATCCAATATGTTCAAACAAGCTCAGTACGCATTGATAGCCGCAATCGCTTTCAGTTTCGTCGGTGGAGCTTCGCTTGCCGAAGCAGGAAAGATTCGCAGCACCGTCGAGCGTCGTCATAGTCCCGAAAAAGGATTTTGGGACTCGAGCCATCACTCAAAGAACGTCGTTCGTCATCACGCAAGTCCGCGTGTGCATCACACACCGAAGACTCACAAGAGCAACAGCGGCAAGTCTTGGGGTTGGCAACGCAGCAGTCGCGCCGAACTGCATCACCCTGGTCCGCGGAAGACACGCGGATCAAGCAATACCTCGAACCCCGGTGCTTTGTTCAACCTGTTTCGGTAACCTTGCACCACCCGCTTCGCCGATGAAAGGAGCGAGTTTCCGATTCCCCAGTTGACATCAAGAGCCGGCTTGCCACAAATGAACTTTGGTTTGTGGTAAGTCGGTTTTTCTATGCGCTAGCGAAAGTGTCAACCGGCGTCGACAGTGGAAGCAGCAGGTGACATAGGTTGACGTCGCGACGCGTCAATGATTAGAAAAACGTCGGTCAATCTTCGTCGGCACAGTTCCTGCTTTGCGTGTCGTCGAACGTTTCCAAGCGTCAACCGGGATCAACGCTTATTGGCAATCCGTTTCCGCCGCAATCATCGTCATGCCGTACCGACACCTTCGCGACCCCAATATCAACGAAACGATGTTTCGCACCGTCGCCAATTACACCTACGACTGGGAAAGCTGGCACGACCCGTTGGGAAAGCCTGTTTGGATTAACGATGCCGTGCGGCGCATGACGGGCTACTCGCCTGATGAATGTTTGGCGATGCCTGAATATCCGTTGCCAATCGTAGCAGAGCGGCATCAGGCTCGGATGCGTAAGATGCTCAAGGATGCGATCGACAAGAAATCAAACAACGATTTGGAGTTCGAAATCGTCAATCGGAATGGCAACGCTCGTTGGATGGCCATTTCCTGGCAACCGATGTATGACGACGCGGGAACGCATCAAGGTTTTCGCACCAGCGTTCGCGACATCACCGACCGACAGGGGTTGAAAGAACAACTGCGACTGTACACCGAGCATCTTGAGCAACTGGTTCAAGAACGCACCGTTCGGATCACGCAGCTTGAGAAGCACCGTCAGCAGATGGAAAAACTTGCCGCCCTCGGTGAACTGGCCGCCGGCGTCGCTCACGAGGTCAACAATCCTTTGGCGGGGATCCGCAACGCGTTCGCGTTGTTCAAGGATTCGCTGGAACCGACGCACGAGCACTACGACCTTTTGGATCTGGTCGACAAGGAAATCGAACGGATCAGTTCGATCATCCATCAGATGTACCAGCTTTACAAGCGAGGTCCGCTGGCCGCTACCGAATTGACGATCGAAAAAACAATCCGCGATTGCGTGTGCTTGCTTGAACCGATCGCGCGCCGCCACGGAGTGACATTGCAGGTCATTCCCGAGCGTTCCACCACATCGGCACGTCTGCCCGAGAACGAGCTGAAGCAGATCCTGTTCAACATCGTTC comes from Novipirellula caenicola and encodes:
- a CDS encoding cysteine hydrolase family protein, with the protein product MSRALLVIDVQQEYFSGALPVTYPAGHLDQILRVMDEAKQAGVPTAVIRHHQPDPDSPIFRLNSDAWQLHPEVEKRHRDVLIDKQLPGSFTNTNLAEWLKKVDADTVAIAGYMTQMCCDTTARQAFHRGYKVEFLRDATGTLDVENEAGSVTAKQLQDSILVSQQMFISEVIATDAWIDRLR
- a CDS encoding sensor histidine kinase, producing the protein MRVVERFQASTGINAYWQSVSAAIIVMPYRHLRDPNINETMFRTVANYTYDWESWHDPLGKPVWINDAVRRMTGYSPDECLAMPEYPLPIVAERHQARMRKMLKDAIDKKSNNDLEFEIVNRNGNARWMAISWQPMYDDAGTHQGFRTSVRDITDRQGLKEQLRLYTEHLEQLVQERTVRITQLEKHRQQMEKLAALGELAAGVAHEVNNPLAGIRNAFALFKDSLEPTHEHYDLLDLVDKEIERISSIIHQMYQLYKRGPLAATELTIEKTIRDCVCLLEPIARRHGVTLQVIPERSTTSARLPENELKQILFNIVRNAIQASPTGATVRIEIDAKDERVAVLVADQGSGISDDVLPHIFEPFFSTKGELKEGMGLGLSVTRNLIESMDGEINVATEVGEGTTFRVMLPRWRRD